One Heyndrickxia oleronia genomic window, TACATTGGATTCCTTTTTTCTATAAGCCTAGTCTGCTGTAATTGGTTCTATAAGGAAAAAACTCCGATTCAGTCGTACGTTGGAGGCACTAATGAGGATTGAATGGTGGATTTTGTTATCCTTGTATGCAGTAACAACAGGAATTCTTTTTTTTATACCTAAAAATAAAATTCGACTTGCAGTAGTTGCCTTTTTGTTTAAACAGGTCATTACTTTTCTTGTAGGTCTATTGGTCGTAGAATTGGGACTGATTGAATATCCTATTCGGTCATTTGCTTCAATTAATCGGACTAGCTTTGACTATGAATTTTATTTCTTTCCAGTCACATGTGCCGTTTTTAATGTATGGTATCCAAATCATCGAAGTCCCCTTATCCAGTTGGTTTATTATATAGTTTTCAGCACAGTATTGACGATCGGTGAAATAATTTTAGAAAAATACACCGAACTCATTCATTACATACATTGGGAATGGTATATCAGCTGGATTACAATTTTTATTTCATTTTTTATAGTACGGAGATTTTGTATTTGGTTTTTTTCAAAATCTATAATTTGATATTTGGGCTATTAATACTAGTAGAGTTTTTCTAAGCTGAAGCACAGTATTGTAATCAAATAAATTTATCTTGACTTGGTGTTCACTCCAAGTTGTATTCTGTGTTTACTATTGGAACACAGAAAGGAAGAACAGAATGAACGCACAAAATAAAGTAGTTTTGATTACAGGGGCTAACTCTGGGGTTGGCTTGGAGCTGACGAAAAATCTGTTATCCCAAGGAATGGAAGTAATTTCTTTAATACGATCTGAATTTCCAAATGACCACCCAATAATCATTCATGCTCTTAAAAAGAAACAGTTAAGAATATATAAAGCTGACTTAGCCGATTTCTCCAGCCTAAGAAACGTACTAGGTCAGATTAAGAAAAGAGAGGCCAAGATTGACTTGCTTTTCAATAATGCAGGAGTTTGTTTTGCTGAATACAAATATTCCAAACAAGGGCGTGAAATACATTTTGAAGTTAATACATTAATACCCTACATCATTACGTTGGAACTTAAAGAACTGTTACTACAGGGCCAGGATAAAACGATCATTAATACCTCTTCCAATTCTTTATTATTTTTAAAGCAATTTGACTTAAATACAGTAATCGATCCTAAGCTCATTCCATTTAAAAAGATTATAGGTCCATATGGGAATAGTAAATTAGCCCTTTCCCTGTGGACAAATGGAATTGCTCCGAAGCTATTGATTGAGGGAATAAAAATCCGTAGTGTCTGTCCAGGACCAAACAGAACGAAGTTGACTAAGGGCAAAAGAATACCCAGTTACCTCATTCCAATAAGAAACCTTATTTTTTCGCCGCCAAGTAAAGGTGCATCTCGATTATACGATGCTGCTTTCGATTTCAACAGTGAAACTACTGGGATTTTTATAAACAAGGGCAAAGAAACTGTAATTAAATTCTCGGAGTATGAGGGGACGATTCTTAATCGGCTGCATGATATTTACAAAAATGAGTTTCTCGTATAGTTTTTAATTACATCTATTAGGCTGTAGATTACGGTGAATTGAATTCTAACATATAATAAAATCAAGTTAGTAGGTGATGATTTGGGTACATATTCTATCAAGCAAGTATCTAAGAAATCCGGTTTAACCGAAGATGCGATTCGCTATTATGAAAAAATCGGTTTGCTTCCTTATGCAAAAAGAAAACTGAATGGACATCGAATATACGATGAAGAAGATATAGAGAGAATGGAACTAATCATTTGTCTAAAAAAAACAGGAATGTCATTAAATGAGATGAAACATATTTTACAATATCCTGTAAAAGATAAACTTAGTTCTACTCCCGAGTTAAAAAGTACTCTTTTAGAATATAAAGAAAAAGTCATGACTCAAATACATGATCTTCAAAGTATTGTGGCGTTTATTGATGCTAAGCTAGAGAACGATGAAACGCTATTTCGTCCACAAATAAATAAAGGCAACAAATATGGTTAGTGCAGGACATGCGTTTTAACTGTAGGTAGAGGTTTGAATACAGAAAACACTAACCATTTGAAATTCAACGTAGTACTTAAAGCAAAACACTTGCTTACATAGATTAAGTAGAATAAAAAGATGCGGTTTTATTAAATAAAATGCTTTTTGTCCAATTTAATGATACAGTTAGTAAGAAAATTTTTAAAGTGGGAAGGCGAACAATATGATTGAAATAAAAACATCTCCACTAAGTGATGGAGAATTCAATAGAGGGGTATTTGCGACATGTGATATCAAAAAAGGACAACTTATCCATGAAGCACCTGTCATTTCTTATCCAAACGACCAGCATCAATACATTGAACATACCATACTCGCTGATTACGCTTTTGAGTATGGCATAAATCATTCTGCGATCCTTCTTGGTTATGGAATGTTGTTTAACCATTCTTATGAACCTAATGCAATTTATGAGATTAACTTTAAAAATCACACATTTGATTTCTTTGCTTACACAGATATAAAAGCTGGGGATGAGATTCTAATCAATTATAATGGTGATGTGGATGACAAAGAACAGCTCTGGTTTAATCAGGACTAAAAAGATAACAAAATAAACGATTGGTTTAAATGTATGTTAGCTCATATGATGATGAGATGACTACTTTTACTCATAATAAAACGGTTGCTATAAAAAGCCTCCGTTTTAGCGATAAAATATTGAGGTGTTAAAGAATGAATAAACGATGGACAATCGATAAAATTAAGGATTTCGTTGAGAAGAATTCAGATAGTAAGTTGTTAACGACTGAATTTCATGGTTTTTCTCAAAAGTTACAATTTAAATGTGCATGTGGCAGCAATTTTGAAAAAACATTTACGAAATTTAAAAATAATCATCAACGTAAATGTGACGTATGCCAACCGCCAAAAGCATCCCGTTAAACGTATCCTCCATACGAGATTGCTTTATTTCTTTTAGGGAACTTTATGTTTTATTAAAATTACTTAAAAACACCTTACTCCTATTATCTTCTTGGCGGTAAGGTGTTTTTTTGATACTTTTGGACTCCCCCCTCTAAATGAAACATGGACAATTAGCAAGTCCTTGTTTTTACACATTGTGTACTTGTAAAAGATGTGAGAACCATGATTATGGTTCTCCTAATGAAATGAAGATACATGCGGATTTACAGTATCAAGGAAAATGCAATATTAACAATCCTAATTTCTATATGTAATACTGAGAAATTAGGATTGTTGTGAATTTGAAGGAAAGTACGATGTTAGTAATAAAGGCGCGAAGTTTCGAAAATAGTTGCAAGATTTTTATTTTATTCTTATCAATGCAATTTGAGCTTTCTTGTTGACTATACGAATTTAATTTAATATAATTATCTCGAATTAGAGATACTTTATCTCAAGATATTTTAAATTATTTTAAATGCTCTTGTTCATATTTGTGTAAATATTAAATACTCAGGATACATTAAAAGAGAATGGTGTTAGTATTTCTAAAGTAGTTTGGACAAGCTCAGCTGTGTTTAAATGTTTACGAAATTAAATACATTTTCTTCAAGAAATATTATTTTGAAGGATAGTAAAATTTAGGAGGAAGTAAGACTATGACTAAAGATTTCTATACTGCACTTAAAGAAAGACGTTCTTACTATGGAATTAATAAGGAAGTACAAGTATCAGACGAAAGAATTAAAGAAATAGTAGAATTTGCTGTAAAATACACTCCGTCAGCTTTCAATTCTCAAACTGCACGTTTAGTTGTTTTAACTGGTGAAGCACATAATAAATTATGGGACATTACAACTGAAACATTAAGAAAAGTAGTTGGTAACGGAGACTTTACAGGAACTCAACAGAAAATGGATTCCTTTAAAGCAGGTTATGGAACAGTATTATTCTTTGAAGATGAGGCCGTAGTTAAATCACTTCAAGAACAATTTGCTTTATATGCTGATAACTTTCCAATTTGGTCAAACCAAGCATCAGGAATGCACCAATTAGTGGTGTGGACAGCATTGGAATCAGAGGGATTAGGAGCATCTTTACAACATTATAATCCCCTAATTGATGATGAAGTGAAAAAAGAATGGAATATTCCTGGTAATTGGAAGCTTATTGCGCAAATGCCATTTGGTAATCCAACAGCTCCAGTGGGTGAAAAAGAATTCCAACCACTTGAAGACCGTGTAAAATTTTATAAATAAGACGATTTAAAAAGTGAACCTTTTTTTAGAAATTACATTTTTTATCTAGACGTATTGAAAAATCTATTTTATTCACTGACCGTCCATGATGAAAGTGTAGCAATCGACTTATACGGTTTTATCTTTAATGATGTAAAAACAGCTGTAGAACGATTGCGGATTATTTGAAGAAAGATCAATAATAGTGATTAGTGAGCATTCCTTTAACAAGGGATGCTTTTTTATTTAAATGATATAAAGATTTTACCCTAAATCAGCTCTTCTGATTGGAAGAAGTTTTGTTACAAACCCGGACCTGATAATTTGTTAAAATTATCTAATACAAAAACCATTATTTCGAAGAAGAAGCAAATGCAGTTTCATAAATACCATACTAACAGTGTTACGAAAATACTCGTTCATCATCTGTATTTTATGACTCTTACCTTCTATCAAAACACGATCTTATCATACTTTTAATTCCAAAAATAAAAGTCCTGTTACATTTCTTCTGTAACAAGACTTTACTTAAGATCCATTCAATTCCGTTCATTCTTTAAAAAGTGATTTCTTTTAAACCTCTATTAAGCATTCCCTCTACGAGACCAGATGACAATTGGTATAAGAAGTAAGGATAAAAGACCCCCACCTAAAGATAATGCTGTATAACTTGCATTAGCTACCACCATTCCCGAAAGAGCTCCACCAGAAGCCCCTGCTAATGCGATAAAAACATCGAGGGTTCCTTGTATTTTTGCTCGGGTTGAAGGCTCTGTAGAATCAACTATTTGAGCCGTTCCACTAATTAAACCAAAGTTCCACCCTAATCCAAGTAAAGATAGAGCAATTATTAATAGAACAAGAGAATCGCTTGGTGCTAATGCTGCTAGCAGGCCAGCGCATAACAATGTAATCCCTGATGCTATACTCATTGCTGTTCGTCCAATTTTATCAACAAGGATGCCTGTGACAAGTGAAGGAAGATACATTGCGCCTATATGAAATCCTATCACTAATCCTACCTCAGATAATCCATGCCCATGATGCTTCATATGGACTGGTGTCATCGTCATAATAGCAACCATCACAATTTGAGTTAGAACCATGACTGTTGCACCAACCATAAGACCGCTTTTATTTCTTGAACTATTGACAGATTCTGATTTATTTCCATGCCCTTTAACCTGCTTATACGCTGCAATCCTTTTGGCAATTTCTAATGGGTCAGGACGCAACATAGTAAAAAGCACTATCCCTGCCAAGATAAATGCTGTAGCTGATAAGATAAATGGACCCGTAAGAGAAGGCACACCTATAAACACTGCGAATTTGCCCATAATTTCTACTAAATTCGGTCCTGCCACTGCCCCAAATGTTGTCATCACCATTGTTGTACTAATCGCAGTTGCTCGCTGTTTACTATTTGCTAAGTCAGTCCCCGCATAACGAGCTTGTAAATTGGTTGCAGTTCCTGCCCCATAAATTAAGAGCGATGCAAATAATAAAATGACACTATTCATCATGGCAGCAATAACTACGCCAATTGCTCCGAGTCCACCTACAATAAAACCAGTTGATAAACCTGTACGACGCCCATAACGTTGTGAAAGTTTTCCTACGAGAAAAGCCGCACCCGCTGAACCCAAAGTAATTAAAGCAGATGGAACTCCTGCATAGGCATCTGTTCCAAGCATTTGTTGTGCCAAAAGAGCACCTACCGTAACTCCTGCTGCAAGTCCTGCCCCACCAAATATTTGTGACAAGCTCACGACAAATAACACGCGTCTATATATTTTTTTTAGCTGTTCTGGCGAATCTATAAAACTCTCAAAGGAAGCTTGCTCTTTTGCCAACATTCATATACACCTGCTTAGATTGATTTGTTTTGCTTTAGAATAGCATTTTTTACAAAAGCTTCCAAAAATAATGTTTGGTTTGGAGGCTCAGTATGAAACCACTTTCTATCAAAATTACATTTAAAGTCCTAATATGTATAATATGAAAATAGATAGACAATTAGCCTATTTAATTAAATACTTTAACAAAAAAAGCGTCAATCCTTCCTGGACCAACACCCGATATTCAGCTGATTTTTAACATCTTACATATTTACGTTTAAAACCAAGCCTATCTCTATCAATTTCTTTTTGGATATTTTCGTAAGCATTTAGGAAACTACTTTTTTTCTTGTCCCGTTTAACTTCTACTATACCCACTTCCTTTGCTGTCGTGACTGCTTTTTCATGTAATGGCAAAAAGGATACCCCCACAGTATATAGAAAATTATTCATAGCAGATTTTGTTCTTTCTGGAGAATGATGAATCATATTTTTCACCATATCAAGCATAGTGGAAATCTTACTTTCGGAAAACTCATGGTCCGATCGATTTCCTAAAAGCCAGCAGTAGCAACTCCATCCCGCTGAC contains:
- a CDS encoding SET domain-containing protein, whose product is MIEIKTSPLSDGEFNRGVFATCDIKKGQLIHEAPVISYPNDQHQYIEHTILADYAFEYGINHSAILLGYGMLFNHSYEPNAIYEINFKNHTFDFFAYTDIKAGDEILINYNGDVDDKEQLWFNQD
- a CDS encoding nitroreductase family protein; this translates as MTKDFYTALKERRSYYGINKEVQVSDERIKEIVEFAVKYTPSAFNSQTARLVVLTGEAHNKLWDITTETLRKVVGNGDFTGTQQKMDSFKAGYGTVLFFEDEAVVKSLQEQFALYADNFPIWSNQASGMHQLVVWTALESEGLGASLQHYNPLIDDEVKKEWNIPGNWKLIAQMPFGNPTAPVGEKEFQPLEDRVKFYK
- a CDS encoding SDR family NAD(P)-dependent oxidoreductase, with the translated sequence MNAQNKVVLITGANSGVGLELTKNLLSQGMEVISLIRSEFPNDHPIIIHALKKKQLRIYKADLADFSSLRNVLGQIKKREAKIDLLFNNAGVCFAEYKYSKQGREIHFEVNTLIPYIITLELKELLLQGQDKTIINTSSNSLLFLKQFDLNTVIDPKLIPFKKIIGPYGNSKLALSLWTNGIAPKLLIEGIKIRSVCPGPNRTKLTKGKRIPSYLIPIRNLIFSPPSKGASRLYDAAFDFNSETTGIFINKGKETVIKFSEYEGTILNRLHDIYKNEFLV
- a CDS encoding MerR family transcriptional regulator codes for the protein MGTYSIKQVSKKSGLTEDAIRYYEKIGLLPYAKRKLNGHRIYDEEDIERMELIICLKKTGMSLNEMKHILQYPVKDKLSSTPELKSTLLEYKEKVMTQIHDLQSIVAFIDAKLENDETLFRPQINKGNKYG
- a CDS encoding CBO0543 family protein, with amino-acid sequence MRIEWWILLSLYAVTTGILFFIPKNKIRLAVVAFLFKQVITFLVGLLVVELGLIEYPIRSFASINRTSFDYEFYFFPVTCAVFNVWYPNHRSPLIQLVYYIVFSTVLTIGEIILEKYTELIHYIHWEWYISWITIFISFFIVRRFCIWFFSKSII
- a CDS encoding MFS transporter, coding for MLAKEQASFESFIDSPEQLKKIYRRVLFVVSLSQIFGGAGLAAGVTVGALLAQQMLGTDAYAGVPSALITLGSAGAAFLVGKLSQRYGRRTGLSTGFIVGGLGAIGVVIAAMMNSVILLFASLLIYGAGTATNLQARYAGTDLANSKQRATAISTTMVMTTFGAVAGPNLVEIMGKFAVFIGVPSLTGPFILSATAFILAGIVLFTMLRPDPLEIAKRIAAYKQVKGHGNKSESVNSSRNKSGLMVGATVMVLTQIVMVAIMTMTPVHMKHHGHGLSEVGLVIGFHIGAMYLPSLVTGILVDKIGRTAMSIASGITLLCAGLLAALAPSDSLVLLIIALSLLGLGWNFGLISGTAQIVDSTEPSTRAKIQGTLDVFIALAGASGGALSGMVVANASYTALSLGGGLLSLLLIPIVIWSRRGNA